The Arachidicoccus terrestris genome includes the window TATCTCTGTTGATCAGGTTAAAAATCTCAAAACTGGCCCAGATATCCTTCACGCCTTTAAAGGGTGCATGCTTCTTACGCCGCTTACTGCCATCCAGCAGTAAGGCACTAAAGCCAATATCCATCCTCAGATAAGCCGGTATCTCCAGGGCGTTGCGATATTTTGTACTGCCAGGTATATTAAAAGGTAAATTGGTACCGTAAACCGTATTAAGGTAGACTTTGAAGTTTTTATTGGTAGAAAGGTAATCCTGAAAAAACAGGCCAAATGTGATCAATCTGTCTGTCGGTCGTCTCAACCATCCAACGGATGCAGTCGTGGAATCTGTGGCAACCTTATCCCTTGACCCGGCCGTAATCAGCTCACCGGCCTGGTTGTAATACTCCTGGTAACTCAGTCCATCAATTTTCTCTTTGGCCTGCATGACGCCCAGGCTTAGCCAACTGTCTGCATCTTTAACAAACTGTGTAAACAGCCTGGTTTCCCACCCGGCTACATAAGCCTCAGCATTATTGTGCCCATAATACCGGATCCGGACATTGTCGATATCATAAGGGATAACGTCATATAAATGTTTATAATAGATCTCTGAGGTCAGTCTGGCCGGCCGGTTAAATAATCTCATTTGATAATCAAGTCCCAGCACACCCTGCAGGCTTTTTTGCGCTTTAATCGCTTTATTTAAGGCACCATCCATCGTTACCATTTCCCGATAAAAAGCAGGCTGGGCATACATGCCGGCAGAGGCTTTAAAAACGATATCTTTTTTCCAATGGCCCGGCTTAAAGGAAAAACCTGCCCGGGGAGATATGAGCAGTTCCTCATTCAGGTCGTTATAATTGGCCCTTACGCCCCACTGAAGCGTATAGATATTTGTATTCCCAAAATGTGCATTATCCTGAATATAGCCACTTAGTCGTTGAATATTAAATCTATCCCGGCTATGCATATAATCATTTAATGTCAACTGATCTCCACCAATCGGAAGAGAATACCCGGCTGAATCACTATAGTTCCACTGATCTATCTTACTATCGATCTCCTGACGCTGAAAAGTGGCGCCCCACTGCAGAAAGTGCCTGCCGGTTTTCCAGCTTCCCTGATGTTGCAGGCTCAGAACGTTAATACGTAGATTATTTCTGGCATAGCTCTGATTGACACCTTGGCCTAAAAGGTTCTCTGGATCATCCAGGATATTTCCATTTTCATCTCGCTGGCCAAACTCATAGGCACCTAAAATATCCTGCTCCTGTTTTTCCCGGTCCTGATAATAACTGCCCATAAACTTTAGTTCGGTGTGGTCATTGGGTGTGACGACACCGGTAAGACCTGCAAAAGCGGTACTGTAATTATCTCTTTCACTACCTTTAAAATCAATATTCACGCCATAGTTGGCAACATAGTAAGGAGAGAACACACTGGCGGTCAACTTAGTCTCTTCCGGATAAAACTGGAACTTCGTTTTATTATAATCTCCCAGGAGTTCTATCCTGAATGTATTACTGAAGCGGTAAACGAATAGTCCCTGCAGATCGGATGCAGAAGGGATATAATTACCGGTAGTCGCCTGGCTTTTAATGACGTTACGATTGGTTTTATTACGCAGTCCGATCAAATATGTAAATTTCTTATCTCCTGAAATTCCCTTTAAACTGAGTCCCTGTTCCAGCAGGCTCAGATAGGCCGAGCCACCGTTCCGGCCAGGATCCTGGTAACTGACATCCAGTACAGAGCTGAGTTTATCCCCATATTTAGCCTGGAAGCCTCCTGTATAAAAACGCACATTGTCCGTAAGATCAGCATTGATAAAACTCAAGCCTTCCTGCTGACCGGAGCTGACCAGAAAAGGCCGGTAGATCTCGAACCCATTTACATATACCAGGTTCTCATCATAATTGCCACCTCTTACTGAATATTGAGATGTCAATTCATTATTACTGCCAACAAAGGTCTTCAGCAGACCTTCTATGCCTCCGACAGCCGAGGGGTTCACTCTGGCCTGGCTCGCATCGACTGCTATCAGCCCCGCCTCTTCCCTTTTCCTGTCGGCACGGACAGTAACGTCCTCCAAGGTCTCTGCTTTAACACCCATGATAATCGTATCTGCCGCCACCTTGTCTGTGTCCCTGAAAACGACTTTCTGTACCTGTCTCCTGCCCATCGCCTGAAAAACGACACGCACAGGTATGGATAAAGGCACTTGCAAATGAAACGCCCCGTTCTGGTCCGTATGCGTACCGGTGCTTTTGTCTATGATATGCACAAAAACATCTTTCAACGGTTGCCTAGACTCGCTTAAGACAATCCCTTCATAAGTCAAATTTGAAGATTGTGCATATGACTTAGTTCCCTCAGCGGAAATAAAAAGTAAGATAATCGCTATTAGAAAGTTATAAGTTAGCCGCGTTTTAATCACTGGAGCAGAATAATTTAGCTTAAATATACAGATTTATAATATAACGCAGAGAAAGCCCCGGTATTTTACCGGGGCTCAGGAATCATGCAAAAAAATTGTATTAGGAGCATTTATCGGGGAAGAACAGTGCCGGCACTTATCTACCCGTTAACTTCTGTCGCAGTTTGGCCTATGCATACTTCTTGTAATCGAACAACCTTAACTCTTTGGCCTTGGTGGCTGTCAGGCCAACCACACCAAGCGTCAGGCAACCTCCCACAATAATGGCCCGGATCGTACCCAGCCAATGGGCCATTACCCCGCTTTCGAAGTCTCCCAACTCATTAGAGGAGCTGATAAACATGGTATTGACAGCCGCAACCCGGCCACGCATCTCATCAGGCGTTACCAGTTGCAGGATCGTACCTCTCACCACAACACTAACAGCGTCAAACATACCCGACGCCACGAGTGCAAGCGAAGCGAGATAAATATCTTTAGAGAATCCAAATACAATGATGGACAGGCCGAACCCGGCACAGCACCAAAGCAGTTTTTTCCCGGGCTTGGTATTAAGCGGTAAGTAAGCCAGCAAAATCAAAGTCAGAATAGAGCCGATTCCCGGCGCTGCTCTTAAAAATCCGTATTCAGTTTCCGTCATCCGGTGGATTTCAACAAAGGCGGGCAATAATGCGACCGCACCGCCAAATAACACGGTAAACATATCCAATGCCTGGGCGCCTAACAGGGCGGGCGTTTTCAGAATGAACTTAACACCTAATGAAAGGCTTTGCAGTACAGGTTCTTTTACTTTTTTAAGAATTGGCTTGGCTTTAATGATACAAACCGGAATCAGTAGCAATGCCTCCACCAGAAATATCAGAAACATAGACCCTGTTACGCCCGGAATGGCTGCCACACTGCCGGATGCCCGAACCATATCCACCGGATTACCGGAAAGAAGGCCCATAACCGCATTAATGGCGCCAAAGGAAAGCGGTCCGACAACAGACCCGATCTTAAAGGCCATGCTGCTCCAGCTGGTGGCATTGGGATAATGTTCCCTGGGTGTTAACTGTCCCAGTAAAGCAAAGGCAGAAGGGCTGATAAAGGCCCGGAGCACGCCGCCGAAAAAGATCAGGGCAAATATCAGATTAAGCGTCCAGTCCAGCCCTAACAGGTTTAGTGAAAACCCTGTTGAAAGGAAAAATAAACCGCCACCCAGGAAAATATAGCCGATCAGGCAGCTAAGCAGCATCTTTCTTTTTTCGTGCAGATCCACAAAATGGCCGGAGAACATCGAAAAAACGATAGCTGGAATCACCTCCGCCAGGCCAATGAGCCCCATCTTCAGGTTACTGCCGGTCAGGTGATAAACCCAATAATATATAGCGGTGGACTGCAGATTGAGTGCAAAATAGATCCCAAAACGAAACAGCAGAAAACAGATAAATTCTCTATTTTTAAGTACTGGGTTTTTCTCGTAGAAGCTGCCGGTAGGTGTCTTTTTTGCCATATATATATTTGCTTGTTACTATTTAATGTTTAGGGTAAGCTGAGCCGGTGAATGCCGTCTGTGTACTCCTTTTCCAGCGCATCGGTTATGACCTGCAAATGCCTGGCGTCTTCCAGAAAATTGGCATTAGACGCATCCACCATCAGTGTCACGCCTTTGCGTTGCTGTATATAACTAAGATACGATTGCTGGATAGATTGCAGATAACTGTCGGGAATCTGCTGCTCATAGGACCGGTTCCTTTTGTGGATGTTCTGCTGCAGCTTTTCGACGGGTGCCTGCAGATAAACCAGAATATCCGGATGAATCAATTGCTGGTGAATAATATCAAAGAGCCGTTTATATAACTGATACTCTTGTTCTGTGAGTGTTACTTTCGCAAAGAGCAGACATTTGACGAACAGATAATCCGACACAGTCGTCTGCTGGAATAAATCAGGCTTCAAAAGCTCATTTAATTGCTTAAAACGCTCTGCCATAAAGAATAACTCCAATGGAAAACCATACCGGTCGGGATCCGCATAAAACTTAGGCAAAAAGGGATTATCAGAAAACTCTTCCAATACCAGCCTGGCATTTAACTTCCTGGCTAATAAGGTGGATAAGGTCGTCTTCCCGGCTCCGATATTGCCTTCTATCGTTATTAATCTATATTTCATGGAATCAATGGACAAAAGTAAATGTTATTCAGGAATTTGTCCGTTTTAGTTGCCAAGTGAACGAATAGTCATTTCTTAAAAAAAGACAAAAATGTCCTTTTTAACGATCCTAAATTGTGATGTAGCCCGATATTTCGGTAATTTTGCAAAATAAAATCTAAAAGCAGTATGGAAGCAGCGCATCAACATCCGGAAGGAGAAGAAAAAGTGCCCAATTACATCATCAGTGCGGTACAGTGTAAATGTCCCAGGTGCCGCCAGGGCGATCTTTTTGAAACTAAAAGTTCCTATGCACTGAAAAATAATAAGTTTATGCGTATGAATGAGAAATGTCCGGTTTGCGGCCAGCCAACAGAACTGGAGGTTGGATTTTATTATGGCACCAGTTATGTTGCATACGGTCTGACAGTGGCCTTTTCTGTAGCTACTTTTATTGCCTGGAAAGTATTTTTCGGCATTTCCTTCGATATCAATGACAATAATATTTTCTGGTGGTTTGGTGTAAACGCCATTTTGCTCATTATCTTACAGCCCATCTTTATGCGGCTCTCCAGAAGTTTCTGGCTCAGTTTCTATGTTAAATACAATAAGAACTGGCGTACGGAAAAAGTTGAAGAGTATGAACGCCTGAACAAGGACTTCTCAAATGGATGGTAACTGAGATACACATCAGCAGGAAAAACAATACATTACTGATATAATACAATAAAAAAGCCCTGTCACGACAGGGCTTTTTTATTGTATTATCCTGGCCTATACCCAACTATCCATATGGGCGTTTTTGAAATCGGCCACATACTTTTCCGGGATCTCCCCTCTGAGCATGGAACCTCTGGGCACCAACGGATATATCTCGGCAAAAGAGCGCATTTCATTGAGAAAAACACGCCTGTAAATATGAGAGCGGGTAAGTAGTTTATAATGATCAATCCCGCAGGCTCCGATGAGCTCTACAAAAGTTTTCAGCATGCTTTTATGATAATTAGCCACCCGGTATTTTTTATCGTTGACATCCAGCCCGACGACCAGCGCCGGATCCTGAGTAGCCACACCGGTAGGGCACTTATTGGTATTACATAAGAGTGCCTGAATACAGCCCAGTGCCATCATCATGGCCCTGGCAGAATTACAGGCATCTGCCCCCAGCGCAATGGCTCTTACAATGTGGAACCCTGAAAGTATCTTACCGGAAGCGATCAGTTTGATATGGTGCCTGATATCAAGCCCCGTCAGAATATTATCCACAAAAGCCAAGCCATCCAGCAACGGGACACCGACATAATTGGAGAATTCCTGGGGGGCGGCACCGGTGCCGCCCTCAGCACCATCCACCGTTATAAAATCCGGGTAAATATCCAACTCCAACATAGCCTTACAGACGGCGATAAATTCACTTTTACGGCCAATACACAACTTAAATCCTACAGGCTTTCCTCCAGACAGATCTCTGAGTTCTTTCAGGAAAAGGACCATTTCACGGGGCGTATTAAACGCCGAATGGAAAGGCGGAGAAGCCACCACAGTTCCAGGTGTAAGGTGACGGATCTTGGCGATCTCCGGCGTGTTTTTAGAAGCGGGTAAAATACCGCCATGACCGGGCTTCGCCCCCTGAGACACTTTCAGTTCAATCATTTTCACCGATTCATACTTAGATTTTTCGGCAAATAATTCTCTGGAGAAAGTGCCGTCATCATTACGACAGCCAAAATATCCGGTTCCAATCTGCCATATCAAGTCTCCGCCGTGTTTTAGGTGATAAGGACTGATACCTCCCTCGCCCGTATTATGTGCAAAGCCACCAATCTTGGCTCCGCCGTTCAACGCCTCAATGGCGTTTGAACTCAGAGACCCGTAACTCATGGCAGATACATTAAAAATACTGCCATTATAGGGCTGCAGACAATCCTTATTGCCAAAAGTCACCCTTGGACTGGTATCCAGCTTATTAAAATCTTTCGGTGAAATAGAATGCATGATCCATTCGTATCCTTCAGCATATACATCGAGCTGGGTCCCAAAAGGCATTGTGTCTGTTTCCAGTTTGGCTCTCTGATAAATGCTGGAACGATCAATTCGGTTAATGGGTTTACCATCCGTATCTGATTCAACAAAATACTGATATATCTTAGGCCGGATATCCTCCATCCAATACCGCAATCTACCCACCAATGGGAATGTACGCATAATGGAATGGCGTTTTTGAAGCATATCATAATAGCCCTGCAGGGTCAGTAAAACAAAAAGGCCGAACAGTACCCACCACCAGTGGCTCACAAATATGGAAAGCGCCAATGCGATGATTAATGCAATGGCAGAACCTATCACAAATATTTTCCGC containing:
- a CDS encoding FMN-binding glutamate synthase family protein, which translates into the protein MRKIFVIGSAIALIIALALSIFVSHWWWVLFGLFVLLTLQGYYDMLQKRHSIMRTFPLVGRLRYWMEDIRPKIYQYFVESDTDGKPINRIDRSSIYQRAKLETDTMPFGTQLDVYAEGYEWIMHSISPKDFNKLDTSPRVTFGNKDCLQPYNGSIFNVSAMSYGSLSSNAIEALNGGAKIGGFAHNTGEGGISPYHLKHGGDLIWQIGTGYFGCRNDDGTFSRELFAEKSKYESVKMIELKVSQGAKPGHGGILPASKNTPEIAKIRHLTPGTVVASPPFHSAFNTPREMVLFLKELRDLSGGKPVGFKLCIGRKSEFIAVCKAMLELDIYPDFITVDGAEGGTGAAPQEFSNYVGVPLLDGLAFVDNILTGLDIRHHIKLIASGKILSGFHIVRAIALGADACNSARAMMMALGCIQALLCNTNKCPTGVATQDPALVVGLDVNDKKYRVANYHKSMLKTFVELIGACGIDHYKLLTRSHIYRRVFLNEMRSFAEIYPLVPRGSMLRGEIPEKYVADFKNAHMDSWV
- a CDS encoding TonB-dependent receptor, producing MHIIDKSTGTHTDQNGAFHLQVPLSIPVRVVFQAMGRRQVQKVVFRDTDKVAADTIIMGVKAETLEDVTVRADRKREEAGLIAVDASQARVNPSAVGGIEGLLKTFVGSNNELTSQYSVRGGNYDENLVYVNGFEIYRPFLVSSGQQEGLSFINADLTDNVRFYTGGFQAKYGDKLSSVLDVSYQDPGRNGGSAYLSLLEQGLSLKGISGDKKFTYLIGLRNKTNRNVIKSQATTGNYIPSASDLQGLFVYRFSNTFRIELLGDYNKTKFQFYPEETKLTASVFSPYYVANYGVNIDFKGSERDNYSTAFAGLTGVVTPNDHTELKFMGSYYQDREKQEQDILGAYEFGQRDENGNILDDPENLLGQGVNQSYARNNLRINVLSLQHQGSWKTGRHFLQWGATFQRQEIDSKIDQWNYSDSAGYSLPIGGDQLTLNDYMHSRDRFNIQRLSGYIQDNAHFGNTNIYTLQWGVRANYNDLNEELLISPRAGFSFKPGHWKKDIVFKASAGMYAQPAFYREMVTMDGALNKAIKAQKSLQGVLGLDYQMRLFNRPARLTSEIYYKHLYDVIPYDIDNVRIRYYGHNNAEAYVAGWETRLFTQFVKDADSWLSLGVMQAKEKIDGLSYQEYYNQAGELITAGSRDKVATDSTTASVGWLRRPTDRLITFGLFFQDYLSTNKNFKVYLNTVYGTNLPFNIPGSTKYRNALEIPAYLRMDIGFSALLLDGSKRRKKHAPFKGVKDIWASFEIFNLINRDNTISFMLLKDFSNQTYALPNRLTPRLVNFKIAIDW
- a CDS encoding deoxynucleoside kinase: MKYRLITIEGNIGAGKTTLSTLLARKLNARLVLEEFSDNPFLPKFYADPDRYGFPLELFFMAERFKQLNELLKPDLFQQTTVSDYLFVKCLLFAKVTLTEQEYQLYKRLFDIIHQQLIHPDILVYLQAPVEKLQQNIHKRNRSYEQQIPDSYLQSIQQSYLSYIQQRKGVTLMVDASNANFLEDARHLQVITDALEKEYTDGIHRLSLP
- a CDS encoding MFS transporter: MAKKTPTGSFYEKNPVLKNREFICFLLFRFGIYFALNLQSTAIYYWVYHLTGSNLKMGLIGLAEVIPAIVFSMFSGHFVDLHEKRKMLLSCLIGYIFLGGGLFFLSTGFSLNLLGLDWTLNLIFALIFFGGVLRAFISPSAFALLGQLTPREHYPNATSWSSMAFKIGSVVGPLSFGAINAVMGLLSGNPVDMVRASGSVAAIPGVTGSMFLIFLVEALLLIPVCIIKAKPILKKVKEPVLQSLSLGVKFILKTPALLGAQALDMFTVLFGGAVALLPAFVEIHRMTETEYGFLRAAPGIGSILTLILLAYLPLNTKPGKKLLWCCAGFGLSIIVFGFSKDIYLASLALVASGMFDAVSVVVRGTILQLVTPDEMRGRVAAVNTMFISSSNELGDFESGVMAHWLGTIRAIIVGGCLTLGVVGLTATKAKELRLFDYKKYA
- a CDS encoding DUF983 domain-containing protein, translated to MEAAHQHPEGEEKVPNYIISAVQCKCPRCRQGDLFETKSSYALKNNKFMRMNEKCPVCGQPTELEVGFYYGTSYVAYGLTVAFSVATFIAWKVFFGISFDINDNNIFWWFGVNAILLIILQPIFMRLSRSFWLSFYVKYNKNWRTEKVEEYERLNKDFSNGW